DNA sequence from the Chryseobacterium indicum genome:
ACCAATGGAATTGATCGCGTAAACCTTTGCCAGACTACATGGTCTCAGGCGGAGATTAACTCTTTTGTAAAGCCGGAAACAATTTGGGATCCTACCCAATATATGAATATGTGGAGTGTAAGTTTCACAAGTTCTAGCTTATTAGGATATGCGCAGTTTCCGTCCAATTCTAATTTGGGAGGTTTAAATACTATTGGAGGTGAAGCGTATACCGATGGTGTAGTCGCCAATTATGCAACTTTCGGAAGCAGTGATTACAATGTGAATAATTCTTTCCTGCTTGCCGCGCCTTATGATAAAGGGAGAACGATGACCCACGAAGTAGGCCACTTTTTAGGATTGAGACATATCTGGGGAGATAATTCTTCCTGCGTTGTAAATGCTGCCGACAGTAATAAAGATTATTGTCCGGATACCCCTGCTGCAAGCGCTCCTAATTACAACTGTGTAACGGTAGATTCATGTCCTTCCGCTCCTGGAAACGATATGATCCAAAATTACATGGATTATACAACAGATACGTGTATGAATGTCTTTACTGTAAATCAAAAAGACAGAATAACCGCCGTAATGAATAATTCTCCCAGAAGAGTTGAACTGAAAACATCCACAAAAGATATTGCAATACCTTTATTTGCAAATGATGCTGAGGTGAAACTTGAAAGAGAATGCTCCACGGTGAATTGTTCAAGCACAACACAGGCTCCGAAAATTTCTCTTTACAACAGGGGAACAGCTACGATGACTTCTGCAGTAATAACTTATACACTAAATGGGAATGTTCAGATCTACAACTGGAGCGGAAGCTTGGCTCAGGATAAATATACAATTATTACGCTTCCTATGAGTTCCACAGCTCTGGGAGGTCAGTTAAATATTAACGTAGCATCTATAAACGGAGTTGCAGACCAAAGGACGTCGAACAGCAATATAACCGTAAATTATCTTGGAGCTCCTGCGAGAGTGAATACCAACGTAGTATTTAATCTTCAGTTGGATAACTATGGAAGCGAGACTTCATGGGCGCTGACCAACAGTGTGGGAACCGTAATTTATAGCAGCCCTGTAAGTGGATACACCGACTCAGGAGCAACACTTCCTGCACTCATTACTGAGAACTGGTCATTAAACCCAGATGAATGCTATACCTTTACCATTAACGATTCTTACGGTGACGGGCTTTATCCTTACGGTGGATATTATAATATCAAAACTCAGGGAGGGGTAACTTTACTTTCAGGATCGCACTTCAGTTCTACGCAGAGCAGATTCTTAAAGGCACAGGTTTTATCAGCCAGCGATCTGGCTAATCCTGAAAATAATATTCAGATATATCCAAACCCAGCTTCGGATGTTCTAAATATTACAAAAGTTTCAGGTAAAGCTAAATATGAAATTTATAATGCAGTAGGGCAATTAGTAAAAGCAGGAAATATTGATAATAATCAGGTGAGAGTTTCTGAACTAATTAAAGGAACTTACATTATTACTGTAAAAGAGGGTAGTATCTCTGAAAACATTAAGTTTATTAAAAAGTAAATAAACAATATACACTTATATAAGCTCTGGAATTTTATTTCAGAGCTTTTTTATGATTTAATAGCTGTTTTCTCTTTTGATACATATTTATTTAGTGTGAATCTTAATTGAAAAACTGATATGCTTCATGCCGGAAATATTATTACGGTTTATGGTAATAGACAAACAATATAATAATGAATAAGTTGTTGTTTTGTCATCAATTAAATATGGAATTTGTGATCATTACTAAAGGAAAAGCAGGAAACGATTGGCAATTAAGTTCATTAAAAAATAATAAATAATTAATCAAATTATTAATGATAAAATAATCTCCGGAAAAATCTGGAGATTATTTATTTTTTATGAAGTTACAATAGTAAAAAATATTTTTTAAGTTAATATAGGTGCTAATATGATATTTATTGCATAAAATGGCTATATTTGGCAGGTAAATTTAATTTAAAAAAGCTATGAAGAAACTTTTTACTGCTTTATTACTCGGTTTAATAGGCGGTTCGGCTATGGCTCAGTGGTCACCCACAACGCCAAAGAGAAGTTCCAAAATGGAATTATCTCTTGAACGGAATTATTATAAGTTGGATATTGATCAGATCAGAACCCAACTTAGAGGCGCACAGGAAATGGGTCCTAACGCTAAACCTGTAATTATTTCATTGCCTACGCTAAGCGGAAAAATTGAAAAATTTGCCGTATACAGTTTTCCTGTTATGGCGAAAGATCTTGCTGAACAGTATCAGCTTGGTTCTTATGCCGGAGTGGGAGTAGATGATC
Encoded proteins:
- a CDS encoding M43 family zinc metalloprotease; translation: MRKSTTFKAVLFLSSFIAADLAAQNFTKRKADFNVEKSPSELAQSFGFNRCSTTEYEEFLQKTFPGRMTAEQFESWLAPLVEKAKANKSQNGNIITIPVVVHVIHSGQNLGVAPNIVDEQVMSQITVMNNDFRRLAGTPGFNTNAVGADTMIQFALAKVDPNGNPTNGIDRVNLCQTTWSQAEINSFVKPETIWDPTQYMNMWSVSFTSSSLLGYAQFPSNSNLGGLNTIGGEAYTDGVVANYATFGSSDYNVNNSFLLAAPYDKGRTMTHEVGHFLGLRHIWGDNSSCVVNAADSNKDYCPDTPAASAPNYNCVTVDSCPSAPGNDMIQNYMDYTTDTCMNVFTVNQKDRITAVMNNSPRRVELKTSTKDIAIPLFANDAEVKLERECSTVNCSSTTQAPKISLYNRGTATMTSAVITYTLNGNVQIYNWSGSLAQDKYTIITLPMSSTALGGQLNINVASINGVADQRTSNSNITVNYLGAPARVNTNVVFNLQLDNYGSETSWALTNSVGTVIYSSPVSGYTDSGATLPALITENWSLNPDECYTFTINDSYGDGLYPYGGYYNIKTQGGVTLLSGSHFSSTQSRFLKAQVLSASDLANPENNIQIYPNPASDVLNITKVSGKAKYEIYNAVGQLVKAGNIDNNQVRVSELIKGTYIITVKEGSISENIKFIKK